The nucleotide sequence CTCGGGAACAGGTGATGTTCGATCTGGTAGTTCAGCCCGCCCATTGCAAAGCTCGCGATCCGGCCACCGGAAACATTGCGGGAGGTCAGCACCTGACGCCGGAAGAAATCAATCCGCGAATCGTGCGGGAGAATAGCCATGCCGATGTGGCTGGCCGCGAACGACACTCCGAGATACATACCGGTGACCGCCAACTGCACACCGAGAAAGGCCGCCGCCCGCCCCGGTGAGAGAAAGGTGAACAACACCGCCGGATAGCCACCAAGACGCACGATCAACATCGCCGCCTCGATCCAGCGCCTCTTGAGACCTTTGCGGGTGATGACCGCCTGCACCCCCTGCACGTGCAGGTTGAGCATCTCCACCGTCAACAGCGGGAAGAACCACCATCCCTGCCGCTCGTGCAGGAAGGCCAGAACCCTCGAGCGCGGTGGCTTCTCCGCCGGGTAGAAATGCACCACCGAAGCATCGATGTCCGAATCCTTGCCGATCTGGTTCGGCGCCGCGTGGTGCTTGTTGTGCTTGTTGTGCCACCACGCGAGACTCACGCCGCCGATCAGGGTGCCCATCACCAACGCCGTCATCTCGTTCGCCTTCCGCGAGGCGAAGATCTGCCGATGAGCAGCGTCGTGGCTGTAGAAGATGATCTGGGTGAGCACGAAACCCAGCGCCGCCGCCACGGCCATCTGGGTCCAGCTGTCCCCCACCCAGGCGAACGCCACCCACACGCCGACCAGCGCAACGGCCAACATCGCGATCCGCGCTGCGTAGTAGCCGTAGGCACGTCGCATCAGGTCCAGGCTCTGCGCACTGGCCAGCACCTGCGAGTAGTCACTTGGAGGACGCGGCGCCCGGGTCCGCCTGGCGGTGACGGTGGTGGTGGTCGCAGGCTCGGGATTCGTGAGAATGTTGTGAACTCATTTCGACAGATTCGGTCAGATCACTCATGTGACTCGATGAACCTGTCAAACGAATGTGAGTGGGTCTGCCTTACACAGTCCGAACGGGGCCGTCGTGGGGATTGCATAACTTCGAAGGAATACCACTGCATCCGGTTCCGGCGGCGGCCGTCGCCGGGGTCAGCTGGTGGCGACCGACCCGCCACGCTTCCACTGCGCCCAGGACAGGTTCCAGTCGCCGTAACCGTCCCAGACCGGCATGGCTCCCCCGCCGGTGTTGACGTACACGGCGACGTCACCGATCGTCGCGAAGTTGAAGTACCGCTGGGCGTCATCGACGTTGAGGTTCGTGCAGCCGTTCGACGTACTGCGCTGCCCGATGTTCCCGCCGTTCCAACTCGCCGCATGGATGAACTCGCCGGAATTGGTCAGCCGCACCGACCAGGGCACCTGCAGGTCGTACTCGTCCCCCGGGGTGGTCCCGACCATGCGCTCGATCTTGTCGCGCTCCATCACCACCTTCGTGCCGGTGAAAGTGGGAGTCGAAGCCTTGCCGAGGGACACC is from Nakamurella sp. PAMC28650 and encodes:
- a CDS encoding acyl-CoA desaturase, with the translated sequence MLASAQSLDLMRRAYGYYAARIAMLAVALVGVWVAFAWVGDSWTQMAVAAALGFVLTQIIFYSHDAAHRQIFASRKANEMTALVMGTLIGGVSLAWWHNKHNKHHAAPNQIGKDSDIDASVVHFYPAEKPPRSRVLAFLHERQGWWFFPLLTVEMLNLHVQGVQAVITRKGLKRRWIEAAMLIVRLGGYPAVLFTFLSPGRAAAFLGVQLAVTGMYLGVSFAASHIGMAILPHDSRIDFFRRQVLTSRNVSGGRIASFAMGGLNYQIEHHLFPSMPRPHLHKMRPVVQGFCASHDVDYHQVTIVKAWQLVARHLNKVGLSAGTFQCPVVATLR